CTGTAGAGTTTTCACTGGCACAAGATCAAGAAACAGGTAGTCTTAGTCATTGTCAGATTCCGACATGGATTTCATATTTGATTGTGTGCAGGGAGCTGGACATACCGTGCCTGAATACAAGCCTAGAGAATCACTTCACTTTTTCAGTCGTTGGATCGAAGGGCTGCGGATTTAATTGACTAACAAAGAGGAAAGGAAAATCGCGAGCTGTTATCTATACATGCTGGTAATAAGCAATAAcagagaaacttgagaaacAAAGTTGAACAGACTTTGTTTAAACCTTAATGTTTGAGTATTCCTCCAAGGTTCCTTTCTGAAAATTTGGAGGATAATCAGAAATGAATGCAATGAAGATTTCTGGTTTAATTCTCTGTTTCatagtattatatttgtactaCTCAACGAAACCATTTCTCCAAAACCTCTGCAATCAAAAGAGTTTAGGTTTCTCAACTAATCATACACTCAAGTTTGTAAATTAAGTGCAGTGATCACCAACTCCACATCATCAGCTCCACTTTCCATTATATACTACTCCAACTATATATACCCTTCTTGAATACAGTATGCTCACCAAGATTCATATCAACTCTTCTCAACTTTTTGCTTCCAAATGGCTCACCTTTTTATGCTCACCTCTAAAATTCTCAACTCTATCATTTGCTTGTTGCTGCTAGCCACCACCTTCGCTAGCTCCGCAAGAATTCTTGATGAAATAACCCCGTCAGTCCCCCTTTCAGTTGATGCGCCGGACACCTCGGATCCTATACCGGAGACTGACAACCCTAATGTTGCACCTGCGGTGccacccaccaccaccaccctGCCCAGTGGCCAATTTCCAGCCACCGACACTGTTCCCACCACTGATTTGGCACCCGTTGTCCCAACAGAACCTGCAGCACCTCTCGTAGCACCGGGTCCCCACGTTCCACCAGTCACAACCCCAGTCACTACACCATCTAGTGGAGCTGCTGCCACCTCTGCTACGACGCCAGCTGCAACCTCCGGTGATCCCTCCACATTTTCCTTCTTCATGCACGACATCCTTGGAGGGTCCCAGCCCTCAGGTCGAGTAGTCGCTGGTATCGTGGCTAACTCCAATGCCAACAACCTCCCCTTCTCCAAGCCCAACAACCAAATCTTCCCCATTAATGGCGGTGTTCCTCTCAACACCATCAACGGCGtcatcaacaacaacaactacCCATTCCTCGTCGGCCTCAATGGCTCTCCTACCAACACCCTCGTCCAAAGCAACGGCAACAACGTGGTAACCGACAACAACAACCAAGCCTTTGTTACAGCAGGACAACTCCCACAAGGCCTGACAATCCAACAACTCATGTTTGGGTCGGTAACAGTGGTCGACAATGAGATAACAGAAGGGCACGAGCTGGGAACAGGAGTGCTCGGAAAAGCTCAAGGCTTTTACATCACAAGCTCAACAGACGGCAGCAGCCACACACTGGTGCTGACTGCGTTATTCCACGGGGGCGATCATCATGAGATTGTGGACACAATAAGCTTCTTCGGGGTACACAGAACTGCCACTCCGATGTCCCACATTGCAGTAGTTGGAGGAACAGGGAAGTACGAGAATGCAAAAGGGTATGCTACAATTGAGACACTTCCTCATGTGGATCAGCATACAACTGATGGTGTGGAAACGATCACGCACTTCACTGTTTATCTGACCACCTAGAGGGATTTCATCAGTTGTTTAGTCCTATAAACTGTTATGTTGTGTTACTGCTTATTATTAGTTTGTCGTGTGATTTGCGTGTAAGTCGAAGTTGTCAGTTCATCAGCTCTTCTTCTGCTTGCCATTGCCCGCAGATTAACACACCATTAAAAGTGGATCAACCAACTTGCATGCATGGTACAAAATatgaagtatatatatatatatggtagcAAAAGATTGCGTTGAAGGTGTGAATAAAAGATGAACACCCGTAAAAGTACTGTAGCATAAACATAATCAAATTCTTATCAAGACTAGACGTTAAACCAATCACATCATAAGTGcaaatatattctaaaagaaattttttttttttcagaaaatagatattaatgcactcaaatataatatgaatggagatatatatatatatatatatttaagaaaatatgatgaaaattgatcaaaaaaaaaaagaaaatatgtgaaaaatatgtatatgaagtataaaataaaaaaccaacTTTATTATGCAAACTTTTTAAGCACTCAAACGGGATTTTATATGAAATActatgtgtgtatatgtataataatttttatattttaaaacatattataaataaaaataaaatatataaactaataaattatatttttttaaaaattaatttagatattcTTGACACACAAAAACAATTAATGTAGAGGTGTTAAAATGTTGTGGAATtacttttgtaaaaatatataattataattaatttttaaaattatataattataagtatagtGTGGTGGTGTCACTAACAGCCGTTTGTGTAGTGAGTATGGAgagtgtttattttttttttatattagtataaaaaatgctattttgtgtatgaaaacaaaatatttaaataatataaaaagtttgatgtggggttttattttagaaaatgaataaaaaattatggtgcAAGTGTGctaaaaagagagagaggagagagagagaaattagaacataatttttcaatccaaaATAGCAATTGGAGTTGGAAGAGTTTTATCCAAATCCAAAACGTCTCAGCTTCTTGGAATTTCAGCAGAAGTTGACCCACTGACTTCTCCGGCAGGTAGAGACCAAAACCACCACCCCAATTTGTCGCCTCCGGCGATGGCCTTCTCATTGGGACCCTTAAAGTTTCCTTCTTCCCTTGTCTGCAGAGCAACTCCCACaacttcttcctcctcctcactTGCCCTTGACGCCGCCTACATCAAACGCGCGGCCGAGTTAGCCGACAAGTCCGCCGGGTTCACGGCGCCGCACCCCAACTATGGTTGCGTCATAGCCACCACTTCAGGTAATGGAGAGAGGGTGGTGGTTGGCGAGGGGTATTTGTATGCGCAAGGGACCACTCCGGCGGAGCTGCAGGCGGTTGAGGCCGCCGGGGAAAGCTGCCGTGGTGCCACTGCTTATATCAACATGGAGCCCAATCACTGCCTAGCCGACCAAGCTGCGGTTTCTGCTCTGGTCCAGGTAAATTGCTTTCCAATAATACTATGTAATTTGCGCTTTGTGTTTCAAAATGTTGCCTTTCTGCTTCAGATTTTATCACGAGCGTAGAACGCTTTTGCTTGAACCATTGCTTAAATCTCGATTAAACctcaagaaaattttgaaccaCAATGTTCCTCGTATTACATTCCGAGATCTGATTTAGATTTTGTAGCAAATTAAATGTTTCTCGCTTAAAGATGAGAGTGTTGGATCTTGTTTTTACTATTCTGAGCTATTGCTTTTGTGCCGCTTCTCTTATCTCCGACATTTTCTAGTAGTTCTATCAGTAGAACTTCTGGATTGTATTGTGtctgaaaattttgtatttttgttcttaatcTTTGGTGAAATCTAGTTAACTTGAATCAACTGTACGCTATTAGTAGTGTTGGtgattgattttgattattgGCTTTATCTGTGCATTTCTCATCCCATAACTTGGAGCTGCCATGAAAGTTTTCTCCCTTAAACTCTACTCAATGCTGGAAAACGGATATTTTCTCATGATGTGACTTATTTCCTCTGCCATTTAAGTGGGCTACAGGCGTTCTTTGTCGCTTAAGGGTGGCATAAGATATCTATTTGAAAGAGACTTCAGAACCCTAGTGTGAGtttaatgaatattatttaatcattattttgtGCAACTAGAAAGATGTTGGAGGACAATTGAAGGTAGAATTTTCTCACATTGAAAAGTTTAACCCCTCTGTTTTCGAAGAACTACCCCCttttatacacatatatgAGCACCATCTTTCCACTCACTCCAATATTATATGAGATGGATATGCACTCAGAAAAAGCACAAATTcagaccccccccccccctcaaCCTGTGCTGAAAATCGTATAATCTTGTCATCACTGTGCCAGATATCCTTATTGATACTGCTTGACGATATTCACATTCATTTTGAAGTAAAAGTCATAAGTGCTTATGCATGTTTAGGCAGGAATAGCTAGGGTTGTCATTGGTATCAGGCATCCTTTGCAACATCTCCGAGGAAAGGCTGTCCGTGCCTTGAGAAGTGAAGGCCTGCTGGTTGATGTTCTTGGTGAGGATCTCCAGTGTAAAACTGTAGAGGTAATGTTTTCAAAACTTGAGCTTCCTATAATCTCACAAGTTTTCTGGAGCATTTACTTGCATTTGTTTTGGCTCTTTAAAAATGATGTAATTGTTGTTTGGCAAGTAATGTAGATGTTATGATCTTCCAAATAACTTATCTTGTATTTGCGGTGAGTGTCACTACACTTTCAGATATAGTAAGACATTAACACGCACATCTACAAATGAAAGTGACGGTCGTTTATAGATAGACACAAGTCCACTCGAATGAATGCATGCAACAAATCGAATTATATGCTCGAATGTGAGATTTATGTTCTCTTATGACTTCGTGATAGTAAGGTATATTTCTGAAACTTATCTACCTCTTAGATACAGAGACTGGTAGAGAGCAGGGGATTGTCTTATATCCAACTCCCAGGTCTGACAGTGAGTAGCATCTACGGAATTGAGATCTGTTAAAATTGAtgtatttatgcaattttcttgGCATTGCTActttatcatattatattgttTCAGATGTGCTATCTTATGGAAGATGTAGGTTGAGAGTTTATGTAGAAACTATTATACATCACTGTATACTGGTTTGCTTTTCTACCTATTAGCAACTTGCTTCAATACGTAAGCAGTATGCTTTTCATTTATCTTCTTCGCTTAAATAAAACacagctattttttttttttgtgcttgTTATATTTCTCATATTACACATCATAACTTGTTCCCCTTACCTTACCGAAAACTTATTTGCCTTTCTGACTTTATCCTGTAGGAAGGTCTCAAGTCCTGTCTCCTAGTAAATGCTCCTTTACTGTATAGGGCATCTTGTCGAGTTCCATTCTCTGTTCTCAAATATGCAATGACCCTTGATGGTCAGTACAGGGTAGTTGTTTTTTGCTTAATCTGTTCATTTCACTGTTTCCTTGGAGCAATAATATCTGAGTAATTTGTCGAAACTGCTGCTATTTCTTATATCATACTGGTATAAATGCAGGAAAAATTGCTGCAAGTAGTGGACATGCATCATGGATAAGTAGCAAAAAGTCAAGAACCCGAGTTTTTGATATGCGGGGCAGGAGTGATGCTGTTATTGTTGGAGGAAACACTGTACGCCGAGATAGTATGAATCTctaattatgttaattttttatggattgtGATGCTGGAAATAATCAAATCATATTCTAATTCAACTCCGAAATGTAGATCCACGTTTGACAGCAAGACATGGAGGTGGGCATTTGCCCCAAAGGATTGTACTGTCAAAATCGCTCGATCTTCCTGAGGTGGCAAACTTGTGGGATGTTACTGAAGTTTCCACATTGGTCGCAACACAGAGAGGTGCAAAAAGGAGCTTCCAAAAATACCTTGCATCAAAGGGTGTTGAAGTAGTtgagtttgaaattttgaaccCTAAAGTTGTCATGGAATACTTGTATGATCGTGGCTGTCTCTCTGTTTTGTGGGAATGTGGAGGTACATTAGCTGCATCTGCTATTTCTTCTGGTGTCATACACAAGGTATGTCTGGGTAAATGTGAAACTTCAAGGAGTATATTCTCTTAATTCTCAACTTCGACATACTTTGTGTTGTTGAAGGTACATGCATTCGTTGCCCCTAAAATTATTGGTGGAAAAAATGCTCCATCTCCTGTTGGAGAACTTGGGATGGTGGAGATGTCACAAGCATTGGAACTAATTGATGTACACTATGAGCAGGTTAGAAATATTTCTGATATAGTGCTGAAAATATCTTCACAGTTGCTTTATTCTGTCTACTGTTTACCTGAAACCCTTTAGAATGTGAGACCCTTTATTCAGTTGATTAACAACTATGTTATTGCGATAGAAAACTTTATAACCTGTGCCAAATAGGCCTCTGAGTCTTCTATGACTAGATTATTCAACAATTGTGAGCATCCAATTGCAGGTTGGTCCTGACATGCTTGTAAGTGGATTCCTTCAGCCGGTTCCCGACTTGACACCTGTGATTCCATCAGTAGATGAAACTTCTGCAATTGATCCTACCGTCTCTCCATTTGAAGCAAGcatcatattcttttataaaacatgGGATCCTTATGGTGCATTCTCAAACTTCTCTTTGCATCCAATTCAATTGCCTGATGAAAATGGCAACTATTATAGCTGGCCCAGTGTGGAGCACTATTACCAGGTCCATTTCTTGGTCTATTGCTGTAGTTCTTGTCCATACATTGTATGTCTAGATTTATCTAAACTTTCTTAATTCTGTAGGCTCATAAGTTTGTGGGGTTAGGTGATCCTGTTGCCAAAAACTGTTTGGAAGAGATAAAAAACTCCAAAAGTCCAGAGGAAGCAGCACGTATAGGAAGGAGAATGCAGAGACAGCACCCAGATTTGGTATCACTTTACTGTCTGATTATTTTTAGCTGAATGTGTTTATGAAAATCGTTGTTATTAGCTTAATGCTTCGAATTACTGAgatgtgaaaatttattgtaacCCTTTTATCTGGCATAGTTGGTAACCTGGAGTTTGATTTAACTAGGATTGTCAAGGTTAGCAGAAATGAGTAGGTTGTCCTAGTAATATCTACATATGCATCTTAACGATGTCCAACAATTCTATTGATAGATGTGACGATACAATGTATCAAgttgataaatgtaatatggGACCCAACTCTGTTTCAATTGACTACTACTAGACAACCAGAGGAGAGGCATTCTGGTGTGGACAAGATCATTAATGATTAACTGCTAAACATATGAAGCACGTTTCTTCCTCCATCATGATTCTTGAATTCttgaataaaaacataatgatTCTCTTTGTGACTGTCTGATACAATTCCTGTCATTGTCCATACAGGTGAGACCCGACTGGGAATCTGTCAAGATAGATGTCATGTACAGAGCATTAAAATGTAAATTCTCTACGTATCCGAATTTAACTTCTATGCTACTCTCGACTGCTGGATCCGTCCTGGTTGAAGCTTCACCGCATGATCTGTTCTGGGGTGGGGGTCGAGAAGGAGAAGGGCTAAACTATCTTGGGAGGCTGCTGATGCAGTTGAGATCCGAGTTTCTGTCAGATTCTGCACAGAATGCAGATGATAGAAGTCTTCGACCGGACGAAATCAAGGTACAGAAATTGCCATGAAAATTGTGATCCACAGATTGAATAAGTTAAGCTGACATCAGAATTTCTTGATAAGATGAGAGTTGTACATTGAAACAAGAATTGTAGAGGTGAGGGCTTAAGTTTAACATAATTTctaacatttattattatgattgcATGAAATGAAAGAGCAATAAAtggatttcattttcatcagtCTATTTCTTTCACAATTTGTTTTTTGGCCATGTGCTGGAAATGAGAAGGTTTCATTGgacaattcaacaaaattggaTTGTTGTGAATGCAAAGACCACaaccaaatataaaattaaattaaaatatctcatTTCTTACGTGGAGTGATATTAATTGAACAtgaaaaaaagttacatattttaattcatttgataATGGGCATGATGGTCTTTGtaaccaaaattatattataaaggtttttaatattttataatgtgTATAGAAATGTTAAATATAGGTATGACATTGACATGGTCCATGTTGTGAAGGAACACCACCAATCTGTCTGTCATCACATGCAACAATCTATATGTCTTGTgcttgtaatttataatttttttttatcacaaaaaaaaaagtaatttcaccacaaaaaacaaaattatggtaaacacccattgtatatattaaaaagggGGCACCGACCACGCCcattcagaaaaagaaaaaaaaaaatctaccacacaatgaaaataaatgtattgagttgagtgtgtgtgtgtgtgtgtgtgtgtgaaagagagagagagagagagagagagagagaggggtgaTGGGGTATTAAGCATGAAGAACGTGATTTCCTAAATAAATATCTgcacttaattattataacttatgatataataatattgagtGACATCCACAGCCACACCCATATCTGCtcttattacttatttatttgtgtCAAGTCTTACTAtctcaataatatatatatgtttatagcGTCATGAATGCAGATTGGCATTTCAAAGTAATATAGAGGGTAGCCTAACACTTTCAGTTATTGGATTGGATTGGATATGCATTATTATTTcctattataaataaattagttagtACCTAAATACGCgtaatcaaaaaaattttaaaatcaaatgagGACTAACCTATAAAATAGAGGTTAATACTTTAATGTTTAAATCAGTAACGTATTTACTTAAAAGGTTATCGAGAAACTTGTGAAATAACGTAAGAAgttttgatgaaataattGCAATGACTTGACAAAGTATCAAGATAAAGTGAGAATTATTTTGTGGAGTACAAAAAAGTGTAAGCAAGTtgttgaaaatagagagaaaacaGTAAAAGTGAGTGAACAATACTTGATGCTTTATGTTTGCACAAAACTCTATTAATAAGCCAATGGAGATTCGAAAGCGATTGCAGTTTGTGATATGCAGTTAGAAAGCTACGTGAGTTAGctaagaacaaaaaagaaaattgtgatTTGGACTTATCTTTAAGAAGTTATAACTATTTGAATGAGTCATATCAGTCAAACCGAGTTCGGCGAATTCCATTTTACTTGTTGTTGCTAGGTCAGCCTATTATATAAAGTATCACAAACAATTGGAATATCAGATATAATAACagtttttgaaacaaaaaacacaaacaaacatgTTAGAACAAATAAACAGTAAAACCAGTTACACATgacatttttatgaaaaaactaAACCGAGAACTTAGAATAAGAGTTGTATCCTAACAACTCTCAGTCTGAAACTACAACTAatcaaatcacaaaataattctgctattcttgaaaaaattatatgtccCGTCTTAAATGCACTAGGTACTATACAACTTCTTCTAGGATAAGACGAATGTCGTTCTTTCAGTATTGCACTTGTGTTGACGAACACCTCGACCCACACTCGGAAACTTTACTGGAACAGAAGCTCAAACCTATAATTTGAGAGAAAATCGAGAGTAGAACTAGAGAGGAGAAGTAGGAGAGGACTTGTGAATTCTGTTATGAGTTGTGTGTTTTAAGTGAGCAGTGGCATCAGCCTTTTATAGGCATGGCCAGCCACACACCATCAATGCAGCCATAAACACCCCAGTAACCATATTAAGAACAGGTTTAAAATCTGTCAATAATGGCATTTAAAACTAATTGAAACATCacgaaatagaaaaatttttgAGGCTTTTAAACGTCAATATAAATGACAGTAGTTTCaggttttaaaaaaaaacctgaAATCGaaaatttaaacatttaaacttcaaatttgaaatttttgattttgaaatctGTTTTGCTTTTACTCCATAAATTCCAAATGTTTTTCCtacaaaaagatatatttgagACTGAGACATTTGTCGGTGTCCGTGGCCGGAATTGGAGTAGGAGCAGGCCGGGACAAGCGGGGCCGGCCGCGCGTGTGGGGCAACTCCATATTCACTCTAGTATCCATAACACTTCAAACACAATTTGGATACTGAACTTACTATAAGGagtttatttttactataaatttCTAATGTGAAAAAAATGAGTGAAAAACACTCATCCCCACGTACACCTTATATACACATCAAAGCCTAATCTTTTTCCATCATATTCTTATGTGGACAAAAGCAACTTCTCTcaatttctcaaaatctaatttatggATTAACATGTAATTGTATCCATATTTTAGACTATTTTGTTGTTATAAATTAGCACCATATTATGCAATTACAACAATCCCTCACAAATTTatagatttgaactcaagCTTCTGGTTTGAACCACTATTTAAGTTATCTAACATCAGCTGTCACCAGGTCAAATGGAACTAAGCCTTGAATTTGGGCCTGTCAGTAACATCAAACCGCGGCTTTGTGTTGATCTTTATGGTTGACACTTTAGGTCGTGTGTCCTGATCCTATTCATGaatgctttaaaaaataacccaATTTTTAGTTGTAGCCAAACAACTGCATTCACTTAGTTGGGTGTTTCCAAGAATGCACTGATAGCATCTTGTCTAATAGATTTGACCCCGTTCAGAGTTTAACTCTTACTATACTTACAGTATCAGCACCTTCCAGAATTACAAGAGATAGACTCTAGATACAAAGTATCAATCTATTTTGGTGCTCTGACATATCCTTCGACTTGTTAATACCATATTGAACCTTTCTTGTGGGATCTCCACTTAGATGGTTGGGtttctattataaatatgtcaaCGATGGGTTTTCAATCTCATCCCCAATCTGAATTTTTGCATTTGTGACAGATCTAATTCTTTCGTCAAATGATCAGCcacattctcttttttttccccacaaAGTTAATGCTTATAACTCTGTCCGACACTAATTTTCTTATAGATTTAAGTTTAACTcggatgtatatttttatcttttggttGTATTTACGACTTCGAGCATTTGCAATCATGGTTTGACTATCACAATATACAACAACATGTAGAAGAGGCTGGCTtacaatgaaaaattataataacaacCTATACAACCATTCTGCCTCAATACAAGTTGTATCCAATGCACATAACTCGGCTTCAAAAATAGATCGGGTTTATCAAAGTCTGTTTTGCAAACTTCTAGGAGACTGCACCAACACCTAAGGTAAATACATCTCCTGAACTCCCATTACTCCTTGAGTTTTTAGCTATCTAATTAGCATCACTATATCCCTCATAGAACAACAGGGAATTTGCCATATTGTATGATCAGTAATACCGTGCCCTTCAATACCATAGTACCCTATCCAAAGCTCGCTAATGGGTTCTGTCCGGATAACTAGGTTATCTAGTCAGCTTTgacataaaaaagatatatttggtCTTGTCCCATTTTCCAGATACTGCAAACTCCTAGAGATCTGGAAATACCCGAGTTGTGTTACCAAAacaccactttcatttttgaataaaactATAGAAGAATCATATGGTGTTTTACCAATTCTACTGTTCTGATAGccaaaatttctcaattatcttcttaAAATAATGAGACTGAGAAATGACTA
This region of Sesamum indicum cultivar Zhongzhi No. 13 linkage group LG4, S_indicum_v1.0, whole genome shotgun sequence genomic DNA includes:
- the LOC105161236 gene encoding dirigent protein 24-like, coding for MAHLFMLTSKILNSIICLLLLATTFASSARILDEITPSVPLSVDAPDTSDPIPETDNPNVAPAVPPTTTTLPSGQFPATDTVPTTDLAPVVPTEPAAPLVAPGPHVPPVTTPVTTPSSGAAATSATTPAATSGDPSTFSFFMHDILGGSQPSGRVVAGIVANSNANNLPFSKPNNQIFPINGGVPLNTINGVINNNNYPFLVGLNGSPTNTLVQSNGNNVVTDNNNQAFVTAGQLPQGLTIQQLMFGSVTVVDNEITEGHELGTGVLGKAQGFYITSSTDGSSHTLVLTALFHGGDHHEIVDTISFFGVHRTATPMSHIAVVGGTGKYENAKGYATIETLPHVDQHTTDGVETITHFTVYLTT
- the LOC105161237 gene encoding riboflavin biosynthesis protein PYRR, chloroplastic isoform X1 yields the protein MAFSLGPLKFPSSLVCRATPTTSSSSSLALDAAYIKRAAELADKSAGFTAPHPNYGCVIATTSGNGERVVVGEGYLYAQGTTPAELQAVEAAGESCRGATAYINMEPNHCLADQAAVSALVQAGIARVVIGIRHPLQHLRGKAVRALRSEGLLVDVLGEDLQCKTVEEGLKSCLLVNAPLLYRASCRVPFSVLKYAMTLDGKIAASSGHASWISSKKSRTRVFDMRGRSDAVIVGGNTVRRDNPRLTARHGGGHLPQRIVLSKSLDLPEVANLWDVTEVSTLVATQRGAKRSFQKYLASKGVEVVEFEILNPKVVMEYLYDRGCLSVLWECGGTLAASAISSGVIHKVHAFVAPKIIGGKNAPSPVGELGMVEMSQALELIDVHYEQVGPDMLVSGFLQPVPDLTPVIPSVDETSAIDPTVSPFEASIIFFYKTWDPYGAFSNFSLHPIQLPDENGNYYSWPSVEHYYQAHKFVGLGDPVAKNCLEEIKNSKSPEEAARIGRRMQRQHPDLVRPDWESVKIDVMYRALKCKFSTYPNLTSMLLSTAGSVLVEASPHDLFWGGGREGEGLNYLGRLLMQLRSEFLSDSAQNADDRSLRPDEIKVQKLP
- the LOC105161237 gene encoding riboflavin biosynthesis protein PYRR, chloroplastic isoform X2, which gives rise to MEPNHCLADQAAVSALVQAGIARVVIGIRHPLQHLRGKAVRALRSEGLLVDVLGEDLQCKTVEEGLKSCLLVNAPLLYRASCRVPFSVLKYAMTLDGKIAASSGHASWISSKKSRTRVFDMRGRSDAVIVGGNTVRRDNPRLTARHGGGHLPQRIVLSKSLDLPEVANLWDVTEVSTLVATQRGAKRSFQKYLASKGVEVVEFEILNPKVVMEYLYDRGCLSVLWECGGTLAASAISSGVIHKVHAFVAPKIIGGKNAPSPVGELGMVEMSQALELIDVHYEQVGPDMLVSGFLQPVPDLTPVIPSVDETSAIDPTVSPFEASIIFFYKTWDPYGAFSNFSLHPIQLPDENGNYYSWPSVEHYYQAHKFVGLGDPVAKNCLEEIKNSKSPEEAARIGRRMQRQHPDLVRPDWESVKIDVMYRALKCKFSTYPNLTSMLLSTAGSVLVEASPHDLFWGGGREGEGLNYLGRLLMQLRSEFLSDSAQNADDRSLRPDEIKVQKLP